GTGAGAGTTCTCTAGTAATACTCTCCACGGTAATCTTCTACTAGAGGCTTCCCCATACTAGGAGAAGCCTGGTGGGGGTTGGGGGCGGTCCCAGGATGCGTGTCGTGACCTTCAAGGTGGATGAGGAGCTGCTCGAGAAGCTGGATAGCTTTGCACGGCTGAAGGGCGTGACCCGGAGCGAAGTGATAAGGAAGGCGATAGAGCTGTACCTGAGGCTTGAGGACTACAAGGTGCAGCCGCAGCCCAAGATAGTGAAGCTGATGAGCTAGCGCCGCGGAGCAGCCGGGCTACTCCACGTGCCCCACAACTCTTTTTGGAGGCCCATCAAGCCTCTCCTCCGAGGGGCATCCCCCTAGGCCCCGGAGGCCGAGGGGTAGCGGGCCCCGTACTCGCAGCTCCTGCATGGCGGCCTTCGGGGCCTGGGTGGCGGGCTCTGGGAGGCCAGCCGGTCCGCCACGCCGGGGAGGATCTTCTCCTCGAACCAGGAGGCCAGCTCCCAGGGGTCCAGCCTCTCCCTCAGCGCAGTGGCGCCGGTGGCGTCGCGGACGAGGAGCACGGCCTCCTCCACGGGCCAGCGCTCGGAGAGGATCCAGGCGTAGGCTGCGAGCTGCGCCCTGGCGGCCCAGTAGCCGCGGCCCCTGCGGAGCATCGCCCGGGGCCTAGAGGTGGTCTTCACCTCGACCACCCGCAGCCCCGCGGGGCTCCACTCGAGGGCGTCGGGCACGCCTATCACCGTGTAGCCCCGGCTCCTCGGCCTGCGGGCCATGAGGGGCCACTCCTCCCTCCAGTAGTACTCGACGGGGTCCTCGGCCTCCATGTAGCGGTGGAGCTGCCTCTCGTAGGCCGCGGGGTCTATGAGCCCCAGGACCGGGATGACCCCTCGCGGTGG
The sequence above is a segment of the Pyrodictium occultum genome. Coding sequences within it:
- a CDS encoding ribbon-helix-helix protein, CopG family; translation: MRVVTFKVDEELLEKLDSFARLKGVTRSEVIRKAIELYLRLEDYKVQPQPKIVKLMS
- a CDS encoding PD-(D/E)XK nuclease family protein, with amino-acid sequence MEAEDPVEYYWREEWPLMARRPRSRGYTVIGVPDALEWSPAGLRVVEVKTTSRPRAMLRRGRGYWAARAQLAAYAWILSERWPVEEAVLLVRDATGATALRERLDPWELASWFEEKILPGVADRLASQSPPPRPRRPPCRSCEYGARYPSASGA